A genome region from Dehalococcoidia bacterium includes the following:
- a CDS encoding VOC family protein: MISEIKFVTQGVERLERAVRFYQEAFGFVEHGRMHITGPAFEAAWRMPAGLRGDAVILGLPDRHSGLLRLVQFDRPGERIWGSYERLHDLGHYAVNYRYRDIKSGWQRLLAAGAAPKSAPLFWKVNEDIQAWDAQAYDPDGVLLDVFEVMGNLEGTLGWQETEASEVQSVAIHVADEAWMRRFLEGLGFRVLFDVILEGMGHFLGTAEDIRVHNVNFISPHAPNGRIEFSRYLGTDGQPLTERAVPPNIGILSISLETDDLETTRALVTSLGATPIAGPFDAVMPPFGRVRFATFHGRDGEQWEFFERLS, encoded by the coding sequence GTGATCAGCGAGATCAAGTTCGTCACCCAAGGGGTCGAGCGGCTGGAGCGGGCGGTCCGCTTCTACCAGGAGGCGTTCGGGTTCGTCGAGCACGGCCGGATGCACATTACTGGCCCGGCGTTCGAAGCGGCATGGCGAATGCCGGCCGGACTGCGCGGCGACGCAGTCATCCTAGGGCTGCCCGACCGGCATTCTGGGCTTCTCCGCCTTGTCCAGTTTGATCGACCCGGCGAACGCATCTGGGGCAGCTATGAGCGCCTCCACGATCTCGGCCACTACGCCGTCAACTATCGCTACCGCGACATTAAGAGCGGCTGGCAACGCCTGCTCGCCGCCGGCGCCGCGCCGAAGTCGGCGCCGCTCTTCTGGAAAGTGAACGAGGATATTCAGGCGTGGGATGCTCAAGCCTACGACCCCGATGGCGTGCTTCTTGATGTCTTCGAGGTGATGGGCAACCTCGAAGGCACCCTCGGCTGGCAGGAGACCGAAGCGAGCGAGGTGCAGTCGGTAGCGATCCACGTCGCCGACGAGGCGTGGATGCGCCGCTTCCTAGAAGGGCTCGGCTTCCGCGTTCTCTTTGATGTCATCTTGGAGGGAATGGGGCATTTCCTCGGCACGGCAGAGGATATTCGCGTGCACAACGTCAATTTCATCTCCCCGCACGCCCCGAACGGCCGGATCGAGTTCTCGCGCTATCTCGGGACCGACGGTCAGCCCCTCACCGAACGCGCCGTGCCGCCCAACATCGGCATCCTCTCGATCTCCCTAGAAACCGACGACCTAGAAACGACGCGCGCGCTCGTCACGTCGCTTGGCGCCACGCCGATTGCCGGCCCCTTCGACGCAGTGATGCCGCCTTTTGGGCGCGTTCGCTTCGCAACCTTCCACGGCCGGGACGGCGAACAGTGGGAATTCTTCGAGCGCCTCAGCTGA